From the genome of Halomonas sp. MCCC 1A13316, one region includes:
- a CDS encoding sugar ABC transporter substrate-binding protein, translated as MYNLQKCQYGTNIPIRHARTHLPHNDNHEDLTMARLSQWLLASTSAVALVAGTAQAQDTAQTQEGNRFVMVTHGVPSDPFWSVVKNGAEEAAEVVGAELEYRAPSSFDMAKMQQLVDAAVASNPDGLIVSFTDEDALGGVVQRAADNGIPVISINSGGDVAQNYGTRLHIGQSEYEAGKQAAERMQEMGVEKGLCVNHEQGNQGLDQRCDGFLEGFDGNAEQLATTYDPTSIRNAIVAYLNENSDVRGILTLGALAAEPMLQAMREQGATDMFTLGTFDLSPGILESLEQGGLDFAIDQQQYLQGYLPVMFLDQYVKNGLLPAGNVATGPGFVTQENAAQVIELSEQGIR; from the coding sequence ATGTATAATTTGCAAAAGTGCCAGTATGGAACCAATATTCCAATACGTCACGCTCGGACGCATTTACCCCACAACGACAATCACGAGGATCTAACCATGGCACGTCTCTCCCAATGGCTACTCGCCTCTACTTCTGCTGTAGCACTCGTGGCCGGCACGGCCCAGGCGCAAGACACGGCCCAGACACAGGAAGGAAACCGCTTCGTCATGGTCACCCATGGCGTTCCATCAGACCCCTTCTGGTCCGTGGTCAAGAATGGCGCAGAGGAGGCCGCTGAGGTCGTGGGCGCTGAGCTGGAATATCGCGCACCGTCTTCTTTCGACATGGCCAAGATGCAGCAGCTGGTTGATGCGGCAGTGGCCTCGAACCCCGATGGTCTGATCGTCTCGTTTACCGACGAAGACGCCCTAGGCGGAGTTGTCCAGCGGGCCGCCGACAACGGCATTCCGGTTATCTCCATTAACTCCGGTGGGGACGTGGCACAAAATTACGGTACCCGCCTTCATATCGGTCAAAGCGAGTATGAGGCGGGCAAGCAGGCCGCTGAACGTATGCAGGAAATGGGGGTGGAGAAAGGCCTCTGCGTCAACCATGAGCAGGGCAACCAGGGGCTCGATCAGCGCTGCGACGGTTTCCTAGAGGGCTTTGATGGCAACGCTGAGCAGCTGGCAACCACCTACGACCCGACTTCGATCCGCAATGCGATCGTTGCCTACCTCAACGAGAACAGCGATGTACGCGGCATTCTGACCCTGGGGGCTCTGGCTGCCGAGCCTATGCTTCAGGCCATGCGTGAGCAGGGCGCAACAGATATGTTCACGCTCGGGACCTTCGACCTCTCGCCCGGCATCCTGGAGAGCCTGGAGCAGGGCGGTCTGGATTTTGCCATCGACCAACAGCAGTACCTCCAAGGCTACTTGCCGGTCATGTTCCTCGATCAATACGTAAAGAACGGCTTGCTGCCGGCAGGCAATGTTGCGACCGGCCCAGGTTTCGTGACTCAGGAAAATGCCGCCCAGGTTATCGAGCTGAGCGAGCAGGGCATCCGTTGA
- the iolG gene encoding inositol 2-dehydrogenase — MRLALIGAGRIGKVHAQAIDAHPEVTLSAVADFHAPTAEALASQYGTRVLPPDAIFEDGEVDAILIASSTPTHADYLERAARAGKAVLCEKPIALDLARTRDALQVLVAHPVTCALGFNRRHDPQFAALKQSIAEGRIGDLETLSIISRDPAPPPAEYVGASGGLFRDMMIHDFDMARWLLDEPIVHVHAEGSCLIDPSIGEAGDIDTAMVTLVTASGRLCHINNSRRACYGYDQRIEAFGSAGMLQAQNETETRLRFTGEPGQVEETPKWFFLERYADAYRREISDFVGAWKQQREPLASASDGLEALRLAEAAECSLREGRRIALNDIH; from the coding sequence ATGAGACTCGCCCTGATCGGCGCCGGGCGCATCGGCAAGGTGCATGCCCAGGCCATCGACGCCCACCCAGAGGTCACCCTGAGCGCCGTAGCCGACTTCCATGCCCCGACCGCCGAGGCGCTGGCTAGCCAATATGGCACCCGGGTGCTCCCCCCTGACGCCATCTTCGAGGATGGCGAGGTCGATGCTATTCTCATCGCCTCCAGCACGCCCACCCATGCCGACTACCTGGAGCGGGCTGCCCGTGCCGGGAAGGCGGTGCTGTGCGAGAAGCCCATCGCTCTGGACTTGGCCCGCACCCGAGACGCCTTGCAGGTGCTGGTGGCACACCCGGTGACCTGCGCGCTTGGCTTCAACCGACGCCATGACCCACAGTTCGCGGCTCTCAAGCAATCCATCGCGGAGGGTCGCATCGGCGACCTCGAGACACTTTCCATTATCAGCCGTGACCCGGCACCGCCCCCTGCGGAATACGTGGGAGCCTCCGGCGGGCTGTTCCGCGACATGATGATCCATGACTTCGACATGGCCCGCTGGCTGCTCGATGAACCCATCGTGCATGTGCATGCCGAGGGCAGTTGCCTGATCGATCCCTCCATCGGCGAGGCGGGCGACATCGACACCGCCATGGTCACCCTGGTCACGGCCAGTGGGAGGCTCTGTCACATCAACAACTCACGCCGCGCCTGCTACGGCTATGACCAGCGCATCGAGGCCTTCGGCAGCGCCGGCATGCTGCAGGCCCAGAACGAGACAGAGACTCGGCTGCGTTTCACCGGCGAGCCCGGCCAGGTGGAAGAGACGCCTAAGTGGTTCTTCCTGGAGCGGTATGCAGATGCCTACCGCCGGGAGATAAGTGACTTCGTTGGCGCCTGGAAGCAGCAGCGTGAACCGCTGGCCAGTGCTAGCGACGGCCTGGAGGCCCTACGCCTGGCGGAGGCCGCCGAGTGCTCGCTTAGGGAAGGCCGTCGCATCGCGCTCAACGACATTCACTGA
- a CDS encoding ATP-binding cassette domain-containing protein produces MSERTPMIEMRNVSKHFGSVIALSDISIKVYSGEVMCLLGDNGAGKSTLIKTLSGVHSPSHGEMYLDGKPARFKSPAYALDAGIATVFQDLAMIPLMSITRNFFMGREPTVGWGPLKRIDWKYADRIAKQEMAKIGIDVRDPSQPVGTLSGGERQCVAIARAVYFGAKVLILDEPTSALGVKQASVVLRYIAKARADGLAVIFITHNVHHAFPVADAFTLLSRGGSLGTFRKAEITREEVLNMMAGGAELESLDAELAEFQRSDQEKKSQVA; encoded by the coding sequence ATGAGCGAACGTACGCCCATGATCGAGATGCGCAACGTCAGCAAACACTTCGGCAGCGTCATCGCCCTAAGCGACATCTCGATCAAAGTCTATTCCGGTGAAGTCATGTGCCTGCTGGGCGACAATGGCGCCGGCAAGTCGACTCTGATCAAGACCCTCTCGGGTGTTCATAGTCCTTCTCATGGCGAGATGTATCTGGACGGCAAACCGGCCCGCTTCAAGTCACCGGCCTACGCGCTGGATGCGGGTATCGCCACCGTCTTTCAGGACCTGGCGATGATCCCGCTGATGTCCATTACCCGTAACTTCTTCATGGGCCGTGAACCCACGGTGGGATGGGGGCCCTTGAAGCGCATCGACTGGAAGTACGCCGACCGGATCGCCAAGCAGGAGATGGCCAAGATCGGTATCGATGTGCGCGACCCCAGTCAGCCAGTCGGTACCCTCTCCGGCGGAGAGCGACAGTGCGTTGCCATCGCCCGCGCGGTCTACTTCGGCGCCAAAGTGCTGATCCTGGACGAGCCGACATCGGCGCTGGGGGTCAAGCAGGCCTCAGTGGTGCTGCGCTATATCGCCAAGGCGCGTGCTGATGGATTGGCAGTCATCTTCATCACCCACAACGTCCATCACGCCTTTCCGGTGGCTGACGCCTTCACCCTGCTATCGCGTGGCGGCAGCCTGGGCACCTTCCGCAAGGCAGAGATCACGCGTGAGGAGGTGCTGAACATGATGGCCGGTGGGGCGGAGTTGGAGAGCCTCGATGCCGAACTGGCCGAGTTCCAGCGCAGCGACCAAGAGAAGAAAAGTCAGGTTGCCTGA
- a CDS encoding plasmid pRiA4b ORF-3 family protein, whose amino-acid sequence MPDIRLRIELLDTDPLVWRRVVVPEQINLHRLHELIQDVMGWADCHLFEFECNGRYYGEPDEWSDRPIALARNAKLKSLAARAKDGTFHYLYDFGDGWEHRIVVEAAGLEETNPCPRLIDGAMACPPEDIGGTGGYAALKAAAAGEKDEYGQELLEALGGEFDPEALDEAEIAGMLEPFQAGFRRQGDAPRKLRPTQAQPLDMDESLKAQGINSIEELMQVLQGEIDKNR is encoded by the coding sequence ATGCCCGATATTCGCCTTCGCATCGAACTGCTCGATACTGACCCGCTGGTCTGGCGCCGGGTGGTAGTGCCGGAGCAGATCAACCTGCATCGCCTCCATGAGCTCATTCAGGATGTGATGGGCTGGGCAGACTGCCACCTCTTCGAGTTCGAGTGCAATGGCCGCTACTACGGCGAGCCGGACGAGTGGAGCGATCGGCCCATCGCACTGGCACGCAATGCCAAGCTGAAGTCGCTGGCGGCTCGCGCCAAAGACGGTACCTTCCACTACCTCTACGACTTTGGCGACGGCTGGGAGCACCGCATCGTGGTAGAGGCGGCTGGGCTAGAGGAGACCAACCCCTGTCCGCGGCTGATCGACGGCGCCATGGCCTGCCCACCGGAGGATATCGGCGGCACCGGAGGGTATGCGGCTCTAAAGGCGGCAGCGGCCGGCGAGAAGGATGAGTACGGCCAGGAGCTGCTGGAGGCGCTGGGTGGCGAATTCGATCCCGAAGCGCTGGACGAGGCGGAGATCGCCGGCATGCTTGAGCCTTTCCAGGCGGGCTTTCGACGCCAGGGCGACGCGCCCCGTAAGCTGCGCCCGACACAGGCGCAGCCCCTCGACATGGACGAGTCGCTCAAGGCCCAGGGAATCAACAGCATCGAGGAGCTGATGCAGGTACTGCAGGGCGAGATCGACAAGAACCGTTAG
- a CDS encoding ABC transporter permease, protein MKPNESTQPASAVAQQQDERLQEVSFWKKALSRPELGALAGTVLVLAFFIVAASGTGMFTPAGIVNFLEVAAQLGIIATAAALLMIGGEFDLSIGSMIGLAGILIAIPAVEYGWPLWAAILLAFSCAALVGWINGNLVNKTGLPSFIVTLGFLFILRGLAIGISRLLTGRTQVGGVHDHIPGDWFAALFSGEVATGLFAWMASQGWIATNFANNPVVTGIPVSIVWWLALTAVATWVLLCTPYGNWIFASGGDKNAARNSGVPVQRVKISLFMFTAFSATVFACLQVMDTGSADTIRGMLKELEAIIAVVIGGALLTGGYGSAIGAALGALIFGMVQMGIFYTGVNTDWFQVFLGVMLLVAVLFNNYMRKKAMEAK, encoded by the coding sequence ATGAAGCCCAACGAATCCACGCAACCTGCCAGTGCGGTAGCACAACAACAGGACGAGCGCCTCCAAGAGGTCTCCTTCTGGAAGAAGGCTCTGAGTCGCCCGGAACTGGGCGCCCTGGCCGGTACCGTACTGGTCCTTGCCTTCTTTATCGTCGCCGCCAGTGGCACCGGCATGTTCACGCCTGCCGGCATCGTCAACTTCCTCGAAGTGGCAGCCCAGCTGGGCATCATCGCCACTGCAGCTGCGCTGTTGATGATTGGCGGCGAGTTCGACCTATCCATCGGCTCGATGATTGGCCTGGCCGGCATCCTTATCGCCATTCCCGCCGTGGAGTACGGCTGGCCGCTGTGGGCCGCCATCCTGTTGGCCTTCTCCTGTGCCGCCCTGGTGGGCTGGATCAACGGTAACCTGGTCAACAAGACGGGCCTGCCGTCGTTCATCGTGACCCTTGGCTTCCTGTTCATCCTGCGCGGTCTGGCCATCGGCATCAGTCGTCTGCTAACCGGCCGTACCCAAGTCGGCGGCGTGCACGACCACATCCCTGGAGATTGGTTTGCGGCCCTGTTCTCCGGTGAAGTCGCTACTGGCCTCTTTGCCTGGATGGCCTCTCAGGGCTGGATCGCCACCAATTTTGCCAATAACCCTGTCGTCACAGGAATTCCGGTCTCCATCGTCTGGTGGTTGGCCCTTACCGCCGTGGCGACCTGGGTGCTGCTGTGTACGCCCTATGGCAACTGGATCTTCGCCAGCGGTGGCGACAAGAATGCCGCGCGCAACTCTGGCGTACCGGTACAACGGGTCAAGATCTCGCTGTTCATGTTCACCGCCTTCTCGGCCACCGTCTTTGCCTGCCTCCAAGTGATGGACACGGGTTCTGCCGACACCATTCGCGGGATGCTCAAGGAGCTCGAGGCGATCATTGCCGTGGTCATCGGCGGCGCCTTGCTTACGGGGGGCTATGGATCCGCTATTGGTGCCGCCCTTGGTGCACTCATCTTCGGCATGGTGCAGATGGGCATCTTCTATACCGGCGTCAATACCGATTGGTTCCAGGTCTTCTTGGGCGTGATGCTGCTAGTCGCTGTGCTCTTCAACAATTACATGCGCAAGAAGGCGATGGAGGCCAAGTAA
- a CDS encoding MurR/RpiR family transcriptional regulator produces the protein MSEIPQDYSQLEARITADYPSLSRRLQQTARFLLDNPQEVAFATVAKLAVQADVTPSTLIRFANHFGYTGFSEMQQLFRSRLVDELPNYTERIRAVRSATGETPDSTQLLWEFAEANREVLEQLPGRIDPRSLELALDIFEQARAIHVMGARRSFVVASYMTYALHHIDKRTFLVNGLGGMYGEQVRTIGAEDALLVVSFSPYAEESREVASAARERGIPLVVITDSNLSPLARLADVALVVHEAEVKSFRGLTASLCLTQTLAIALGVRQDKARDRKSADGGAERA, from the coding sequence ATGAGCGAGATACCGCAGGACTATAGTCAATTGGAGGCACGCATCACTGCCGACTATCCGTCGCTGAGCCGACGACTACAGCAGACGGCGCGCTTCCTGCTGGATAACCCCCAGGAGGTGGCCTTCGCGACGGTAGCCAAGCTCGCCGTGCAGGCCGACGTGACGCCCTCGACGCTCATCCGCTTCGCCAACCACTTCGGCTACACCGGCTTCTCGGAGATGCAACAGCTGTTCCGTTCCCGGCTGGTCGACGAGCTGCCGAACTACACGGAGCGTATTCGAGCGGTGCGTTCGGCTACCGGCGAGACACCCGACAGTACTCAGCTGCTGTGGGAGTTTGCCGAAGCCAACCGTGAGGTGTTGGAGCAGCTACCGGGGCGCATCGACCCTCGTAGCCTGGAGCTGGCCCTGGACATCTTCGAACAGGCCCGCGCCATCCATGTGATGGGCGCTCGTCGTAGCTTCGTGGTGGCCAGCTACATGACCTACGCGCTGCATCACATCGACAAGCGCACCTTCCTGGTCAATGGTCTGGGCGGCATGTATGGCGAGCAGGTTCGCACCATCGGCGCCGAGGATGCTCTGCTGGTGGTGAGCTTCTCGCCCTATGCGGAGGAGTCCCGCGAGGTGGCGAGCGCGGCACGCGAGCGGGGCATTCCACTGGTCGTGATCACCGACTCCAACTTGAGCCCCCTGGCCCGTCTGGCCGATGTGGCCCTGGTGGTTCACGAGGCCGAGGTCAAGAGCTTCCGCGGCTTGACCGCTTCACTCTGCTTGACCCAGACCCTCGCCATCGCTCTGGGCGTGCGCCAGGACAAGGCACGCGACCGCAAGTCAGCCGATGGCGGCGCAGAACGCGCCTGA
- a CDS encoding DUF2384 domain-containing protein: MRTNDCEVLRAAEQISGDRKKALAWYRQSLPLFDHQTPEQSVEAGRKTALLRYLKSLEAGPLG, translated from the coding sequence ATGCGAACCAACGATTGCGAGGTACTTCGCGCTGCCGAGCAGATCAGCGGTGACAGGAAGAAGGCCTTGGCATGGTATCGCCAGTCGCTGCCTCTCTTCGATCACCAGACGCCAGAGCAGTCGGTTGAGGCAGGTCGCAAGACAGCCCTTCTTCGCTATCTCAAGTCGCTTGAAGCTGGGCCGCTTGGTTGA
- a CDS encoding antitoxin Xre/MbcA/ParS toxin-binding domain-containing protein: MAALRVVPCDRFSLPRCQPKNLLCRVAEGHSVPYLAQPSLSSVEANYRRRTMDEIPVPAQSVARLAEAIFEDRDKAITWLARPNEALGGQPPYMLCGTETGAKQVKRILHALDWGGVV; encoded by the coding sequence ATGGCCGCCCTACGTGTCGTACCCTGCGACAGGTTCTCCCTACCTCGGTGCCAGCCGAAAAATCTGCTGTGCCGAGTCGCCGAGGGTCATTCGGTGCCATACTTAGCCCAGCCATCCCTATCGTCGGTTGAGGCCAATTACCGGAGGCGCACCATGGATGAGATACCTGTTCCGGCCCAGTCCGTAGCCCGCCTCGCTGAAGCAATCTTCGAGGATAGGGATAAGGCTATCACTTGGCTGGCTCGCCCCAACGAGGCGCTAGGAGGTCAGCCGCCATACATGCTCTGTGGGACAGAGACTGGTGCCAAGCAGGTCAAACGCATTCTCCATGCTCTTGATTGGGGCGGGGTCGTATGA
- a CDS encoding Gfo/Idh/MocA family protein: MTSIHFGLIGTGYMGKAHAIALHAAPRVFDLSATPVCELLAELDETLATRKARELGFARATGDWRTLVADPRVDVVDICAPNFLHKEMALAAIAQGKHVYLEKPMALNDADAVEMVAAAERAGVKTLVGFNYARNPASQLAREIIASGEIGEVLHFRGRHNEDYLADPAKPHDWHTFRETAGAGALGDLGSHILNMAEYLTGQSITQVCGQLQTVITERPLADGSGMRPVENDDHAQALLRFESGLIGNIETSRIASGRKLGLAYTVTGTKGAITFDQERMSELKLYQQEGPPGRRGFRTLLIGPQHPDYADFCPAPGHGLGYNDQKIIEIRDLIEGLAGRQPLAPDFRQARRINALIDAIERSHHDGGWIALDGA; the protein is encoded by the coding sequence ATGACCTCCATCCATTTTGGACTGATAGGCACCGGCTACATGGGCAAGGCGCATGCCATCGCCCTGCATGCGGCCCCCCGGGTGTTCGACCTGTCCGCGACACCGGTTTGTGAGCTGCTCGCCGAGCTCGATGAGACGCTGGCGACTCGCAAGGCCCGGGAGCTGGGATTCGCCCGCGCCACCGGCGACTGGCGAACGCTGGTAGCCGACCCTCGGGTCGACGTGGTGGACATCTGCGCGCCGAACTTCCTGCACAAGGAGATGGCGCTGGCGGCCATCGCCCAGGGCAAGCATGTCTACCTGGAGAAGCCCATGGCGCTGAATGATGCCGACGCCGTCGAGATGGTAGCGGCGGCTGAGCGCGCCGGCGTCAAGACGCTGGTTGGCTTCAACTACGCGCGCAACCCAGCCAGCCAGCTGGCTCGTGAGATCATTGCCAGCGGCGAGATCGGCGAGGTGCTCCATTTTCGTGGCCGCCACAACGAGGATTACCTGGCCGACCCGGCCAAGCCCCACGACTGGCATACCTTTCGTGAAACCGCAGGTGCAGGCGCCCTGGGCGACCTGGGCTCGCACATTCTCAACATGGCCGAGTACCTGACCGGACAGTCCATCACCCAGGTCTGCGGCCAGCTCCAGACCGTGATCACGGAGCGTCCGCTGGCGGATGGCAGTGGCATGCGCCCGGTCGAGAACGATGACCATGCCCAGGCACTGCTGCGCTTCGAAAGCGGCCTGATCGGCAACATCGAGACCTCACGCATCGCCTCAGGGCGCAAGTTGGGCCTCGCCTACACCGTTACCGGCACCAAGGGCGCCATCACCTTCGATCAGGAGCGCATGAGCGAGCTCAAGCTCTACCAGCAGGAGGGGCCGCCCGGCCGGCGCGGTTTTCGCACGCTGCTGATCGGCCCGCAGCATCCGGACTACGCCGACTTCTGTCCGGCCCCAGGGCACGGGCTTGGCTACAACGACCAGAAGATCATCGAGATCCGTGACCTGATCGAAGGGCTGGCCGGCCGCCAGCCGCTCGCGCCCGACTTCCGTCAGGCCAGGCGGATCAATGCCCTGATCGATGCCATCGAGCGCTCGCACCATGATGGCGGCTGGATCGCGCTGGACGGCGCCTAA
- a CDS encoding phytanoyl-CoA dioxygenase family protein — protein MIQPVSPHFTTSEALDVAAFEALCDRQPSATDYPMAARIQSRVPLYVARDMLAASQEASTRRDLLEEWHRCLLEGPGVLVIQGMYYDTRTIDEASACFLDIIEKEKVAGGRGDHFAPPGSNDRIWNALQKHGLEDPSGFVDYYANPLMALVCEAWLGPFYRITSQVNVVNPGGQAQSPHRDYHLGFQPDDIVSRFPMSMQMASQLLTLQGAVAHSDMPLETGPTQLLPYSQRYPQGYLAWRDPAFQAVFAQRHVQLPLTKGDGLFFNPALFHAAGANHSDARRMANLLQVSSAFGHCMEAVDSQALVIRCYPALQARYEQEGLSPSLQACIAAIAEGYAFPANLDRTPPRDGMAPETPQQLLERALGERWSLSQLQDGMQQQYLSRQP, from the coding sequence ATGATCCAACCTGTATCCCCTCACTTCACCACATCCGAGGCTCTGGACGTGGCCGCCTTCGAGGCGCTGTGCGACCGCCAACCCTCCGCCACAGACTACCCCATGGCGGCCCGGATCCAGTCACGGGTGCCCCTCTATGTCGCCCGTGACATGCTGGCCGCAAGCCAAGAGGCCTCGACGCGTCGCGACCTGCTCGAGGAGTGGCACCGTTGCCTGCTGGAAGGCCCCGGTGTGTTGGTCATTCAGGGCATGTACTACGACACCCGGACGATCGATGAGGCCAGTGCCTGCTTTCTCGACATCATCGAAAAGGAAAAGGTCGCGGGGGGGCGCGGCGACCACTTTGCCCCGCCTGGTAGCAATGATCGCATCTGGAACGCTTTGCAGAAGCATGGCTTAGAAGATCCCAGCGGCTTCGTCGACTACTACGCCAATCCGCTGATGGCGCTGGTCTGCGAGGCATGGCTGGGGCCTTTCTACCGGATTACCTCGCAGGTCAACGTGGTCAATCCCGGCGGCCAGGCGCAGAGCCCGCATCGGGATTACCATCTTGGCTTCCAGCCTGACGACATCGTTTCACGCTTCCCGATGTCGATGCAGATGGCCTCACAGTTGCTGACCCTGCAAGGCGCCGTCGCGCATAGCGACATGCCGCTGGAGACTGGGCCGACACAGCTGTTGCCTTACTCCCAGCGTTATCCCCAAGGCTACTTGGCCTGGCGGGATCCGGCATTCCAAGCGGTGTTTGCCCAGCGTCATGTTCAACTGCCGCTGACCAAAGGCGATGGCCTCTTCTTCAATCCGGCGCTCTTTCATGCTGCGGGTGCCAACCACAGCGATGCTCGCCGCATGGCCAACTTGCTGCAGGTCTCCTCGGCATTCGGCCACTGCATGGAAGCCGTCGATTCCCAAGCACTGGTGATCCGCTGCTACCCGGCGTTGCAGGCGCGCTATGAGCAGGAGGGCTTGTCACCATCCCTCCAGGCCTGCATCGCCGCCATCGCTGAAGGCTACGCTTTCCCGGCCAATCTCGACCGCACCCCACCGCGTGACGGGATGGCGCCGGAAACGCCGCAACAGCTGCTAGAGCGCGCGCTTGGCGAGAGGTGGTCCCTCTCGCAGCTGCAGGACGGCATGCAGCAACAGTACCTGTCGCGTCAGCCCTGA
- a CDS encoding SDR family oxidoreductase, protein MTQHTSLSGQVAVVTGSTQGLGEAVARRLSDLGLAGLVICGRNRNKGEALAAALSTEHCQAHFVAADLGRVADCRHIIATADEHFGRLDVLVNCAGNTERGTLLDTDEAAFDRLFNVNTKAPFFLMQEAAKLMIRDGTEGRIVNILSMSGHGGQPFISAYCGSKGALTTLTRNAAFSLMRNRIRVNGLNIGWMNTPGEDRIQKTFHGAEDDWLEQAIKAQPMGRLLEPGEVARGVEFLVTEASGMMTGAIIDFDQNVLGCYEDTPQPKAAMTLPSG, encoded by the coding sequence ATGACACAGCACACCTCTCTCAGCGGCCAGGTCGCTGTCGTTACCGGGTCGACACAGGGGCTTGGCGAAGCGGTTGCGCGCCGCCTCTCGGACCTGGGGCTGGCCGGACTGGTGATCTGCGGACGCAACCGCAACAAGGGCGAGGCGCTAGCGGCTGCCTTGTCCACCGAGCACTGTCAGGCTCACTTCGTGGCCGCCGATCTCGGCCGGGTCGCGGACTGCCGCCACATCATCGCCACTGCCGACGAACACTTTGGCCGCCTGGATGTGCTGGTCAACTGTGCCGGTAACACCGAACGCGGCACCCTGCTCGATACTGATGAGGCCGCATTCGACCGGCTGTTCAATGTGAATACCAAGGCTCCCTTCTTCCTGATGCAGGAGGCCGCCAAGCTGATGATCCGCGACGGCACCGAGGGCCGCATCGTCAATATCCTCAGCATGTCGGGCCATGGCGGTCAGCCCTTCATCAGCGCCTACTGTGGCAGCAAGGGGGCGCTCACCACCCTGACCCGCAACGCTGCCTTCTCGCTGATGCGCAATCGCATTCGCGTCAACGGCCTCAACATCGGCTGGATGAACACCCCGGGGGAGGATCGTATCCAGAAGACCTTCCACGGCGCCGAGGATGACTGGCTCGAGCAAGCCATCAAGGCACAGCCCATGGGGCGCCTGCTAGAGCCCGGTGAGGTGGCACGTGGCGTTGAGTTCCTGGTCACCGAGGCCTCGGGGATGATGACCGGGGCGATCATCGATTTCGATCAGAACGTGCTGGGCTGCTACGAGGATACGCCCCAGCCCAAGGCTGCCATGACGCTGCCATCGGGCTGA
- the iolB gene encoding 5-deoxy-glucuronate isomerase, protein MTSLLVRPNKADAQGKVLEVTPESAGWEHVGFRVHKLAKGQRLEANTEDREHCLVLVSGRATVTCGEHRWEDIGERMDVFEKVAPYSVYLPNGVSYSVEATTELELAVCSAPGFGNHEPRLISPDQVKRSTRGSGTNTRHIQDILPETEPADSLLVVEVFTPPGNWSSYPPHKHDVDDLPNESKLEETYYHRLNPSQGFAFQRVYTDDRSLDESMAVDNGCCVLVPRGYHPAGAPHGYELYYLNVMAGPKRAWKFTNDPDHDWIVKQ, encoded by the coding sequence ATGACCTCACTACTGGTACGCCCTAACAAAGCCGATGCCCAAGGCAAGGTGCTGGAAGTGACCCCTGAATCCGCCGGCTGGGAGCACGTGGGTTTCCGGGTGCACAAATTGGCCAAGGGCCAGCGCCTCGAGGCCAATACCGAGGACCGCGAGCATTGCCTGGTGCTGGTCTCCGGGCGCGCCACTGTTACTTGCGGTGAACACCGCTGGGAGGATATTGGCGAGCGTATGGACGTCTTCGAGAAGGTGGCACCCTACTCTGTTTATCTGCCCAACGGAGTAAGTTATTCCGTGGAAGCCACCACCGAGTTGGAACTGGCAGTATGCAGCGCCCCGGGCTTTGGTAACCACGAGCCTCGTCTTATCAGCCCCGACCAGGTCAAGCGCAGCACCCGTGGCAGCGGCACAAACACTCGCCATATCCAGGATATCCTGCCGGAGACCGAACCAGCCGACAGCCTGTTGGTGGTGGAGGTTTTCACGCCCCCGGGTAACTGGTCCAGCTACCCACCCCACAAGCACGACGTGGACGACCTGCCCAACGAATCGAAGCTCGAGGAGACCTACTATCATCGCCTGAACCCCTCCCAGGGTTTCGCTTTTCAGCGGGTCTACACCGATGACCGCAGCCTCGACGAGTCCATGGCGGTGGATAATGGCTGCTGCGTGCTGGTGCCGCGTGGCTACCATCCGGCGGGGGCCCCCCACGGCTACGAGCTCTACTACCTCAACGTGATGGCCGGCCCCAAACGGGCCTGGAAGTTCACCAATGACCCGGACCACGATTGGATTGTGAAGCAGTAG